GGGTGCTGAATCCACATCCCTAcagaacagatggggaaactgaggcacgaagcaGCTTTGGAATAGACTAGAGCTCAGGAGTCTGGACTCCCAGACCCCTGCtaaaggggggaggagcaggggccacCCACTGAACAACCCATCCACCCCCAcggcaggggggggggagaagcgggcGTGGCACGTGCGGGGGGgcagagtgctctggggctgcagctaCCCTGAACAACCCCCCATTTAAGGAGCCGGAGCGGAGCCGCCCAACCGGTCCAGCAGGGTCAGCCTCCCGCAGCCCCACCTCCACAGCGCCACAAggggccctgctgcccctgcccccccctcaaccctgctcccccccccacagcaccacgaggggccctgctgcccctgccccccaccccaactggtggcggggggggggggggctgccatccCAGTGGCCGCAAGTCGGGTTCTCCCCTCCAGCTCGGGGATGTGGGGCTGGCGTCCGGCACCCTGATCCCCATGGGACCTGGCcacctgggagggggtgaggtctcccatcccccagagctgcccccaccccaccatgccCGTTCGGTGCCCCTCGTTTGCAGTGAGCTGGGGGGGGTCTCAACCCAGGCCCTAGCGGGGGAGGTGCCCCCTGGACACAaagtgcccctcctcctcccgggCACCCAGcactccccttcccacccaccccgggcacccagcgccccctcctccctcccgggcAGCCagttcccccttacccctccccagcacccagctcccccttATCCATCCTGGGTACcaagccccctcttccccctcccgggcacccagcgccccctcctccctcccgggcACCCAGCAGCCCCTTACCCCTCCCCAGGCACCCAGCGCCCCCTTATCCATCCTGGGTACCaagtcccctcttccccctcccgggCACCCAGCACCAccttcccacccctcctgggAACCCATCGCCCCCAGGCAGCCATGTGCCCCCCTTCCAATGCCCCCCCAGGCACCCAGCGCCCCCCAGGCAGCCATGTGCCCCTCTTCCAGCGCCCCCCGCCCGCAGCCCAGCCGAGGGACGCCCCCCAGGGCCGATGTCTCTGGCCTCTGCCGGGCGGGGGTTCGGGCCCCGGGCGCGGCGTTACCATGGGGCgctccggggccggggccggggctggatCGCGGCGTCCGCCCTTGACTCGGCGGCGCCGGGAAGGTCTCTCGGCtgcagccccggggggaggggccgggccgcgggggggCAGCGCAGCTTGGGCACAAggggcccctcccccatccaaggGGGGCGGGAGAGCAGCGCAGGGAGCACCTGGGACATGGAGTCCCCGGCCTGAGACCCCGCCGCCCccggggggagacgggggggggctgtggggcgggctCAGCCCCTGGagggggccaggagtggggcagccggggggacagagagctggggaagggcatgGGCAGGTCTCCCCCGcgtctctctggggcacctgaaaCTCCACTGGCCCGTCTCGCCTCCCGCTCCGACTCcaaggctgtggggcaggggaatgggcCCCAGGGGTGGGCAACAGGGGCTGCAgatcgggattgaggggcaccggcagggctgtgaggtgggggccccaggggtggggcagcggggggctgcaagtcaggattgaggggcaccggcaggactGTGAGGTCGGGGCCCCAGGGGTGGGGCAGCGGGGGACTGCGAGTCAGgaatgaggggcactggcaggactGTGAGGTGGGGGCCCCAGGGGTGGggtagcggggggctgcgggtcgggaatgaggggcaccggcagggctgtgaggtgggggccccaggggtggggcagtggggagctgcgggtcgggaatgaggggcaccggcaggactGTGAGGTGGGGGCCCCAGGTGTGGGGCAGCGGGTCGGGATCGAGGGGTACCAGCAGGgctgtgaggtggggggaggccaGAGCTGCGATCTGCAGTTGACACtgaacagtggggggggggggcgcgcgcaGCTTGGCCGAGGCTGGGGGGGCAGCTGAGTTTCCGGTGTTTCGCTGTCCTGGGAGCAGATGCCCCCCGGGGGTCACAGCTCTGGCAatctgggcggggggcaggagagTTGCTGGGGACCACGGGGCTGaggcgtggcgggggggggtcaTGTCCCAATGGGCCCCGCGCCCCAGGGCCGCTCGCTGCCTGGCGGGGGACCCACTCCCCTGCTCCACTGGCACAGCTGATCCCACTCGCCAGCCCCTCCTGAGGGTCACTGGGACGGTTGTGGGGTACAGCAGGGTggcccccgcagcttccattccAGCCTGGCTTCCTCCCTCTGTCTGGGGCAGCCTCCCTTGCTGCCCGCTGTGCCCCCGTCCGTGCTGCCCCGGCGTAGGGCaatccctgtccccctcccaggGGCACTCGCCCAGCAGCACGAAACCGGTGGAAGAGCCGCCTCAGAGAGGAGCGGTTACGAGCCCCCCTTTctgatgggggaaactgaggcaggagatTGCCACGGGGGTGGGCGGTGGGGGTGGAAGCTGGGCACACGCGCTCGCTGGGATCAGAGCCTGAGGCCGGGATCAGGTGGGCGGAGGATCCTGGGGCCGGGGTGAAGCAGAGCCCAGTGGGGAACAAATCTTTGCTGCtggggcccccctcccccccgggccatGCAGGGGCTGCAGCCAAGGGAGGGCGGCCCTTGgtttctgcagccagccccagggcagcactagggggcgctgtgctgtggggcgggggctcagcagggagcgctccccctggcagtcagggctggccccagggtagCGCTAGGGGACGCTGTGatgtggggcaggggctcagcagggggcgctccccctggcagtcagggctggccccagggcggcactagggggcgctgtgctggagggtggggactcagcagggggtgctctcccgtggcagtcagggctggccccagggcggcgctagggggcgctgtgctgtgggggctccgcagggggcgctctcccctggcagtcagggctggccccagggtggtgctagggggcgctgtgctgtggggcgggggctcagcagggggcgctctcccctggcagtcagggctggccccagggcggcgctacagggcgctgtgctgtgggggctccgcagggggcgctctcccctggcagtcagggctggccccagggcgccGCTAGGGGGCGCTAGTCATGCTGAATGCCCCATGCCCCTTGCCGCCCCCTGCCTTGCGGGGGAGGGGATGCCCATCACACTGCACCAAACCAGGGGCTGCTCCACCCGAGCGGCTTTATTGAATCACACACGGCACACGGGGGTCATCGGGGGGGTGCTTGGGGGTCCCAGTGCGGAGGGGAAGCTCTGGGGCAGCCGCTCGAGGCAGCAGGGAGCGCGAGAGGCCCAGGCCGGGGGCACGACTCACCCACTGcctacggggggtggggggggagcaggaggaggaggcagggggatACTTTCCCcctaagtgggggaggggagagccccggggggggggtctgggacaCGGCCTGAGGGGTCACTGTGGGGCAGCCCCCCATCCTCCACGACCGACTCAGGCCCGTGGCCAGGCCTTGGGGCAGCCCTGACCTTcacgctgccccccacccccgaggggCAGGAGCtccgtggggctggggctgccgccCCACTAACCCTGGGCCCCCAACCCACGATGGGGCTAGAGAGGCGGCCGTGGGGGATTGCTGGGATCGGGGCGGGCTGGCAGGGCCTAGGGCGCCCAGCCGCCAGCTCTAGGGGGCACGGCTTTgaggggaggggcctgggctggagccagccGGGCCTTtaaccccccagccctggccctgcctggcgGGGGGCTGAGCTCCGAgccccccagggctccccccggcccggctggcTACAGCTTCCCCTCCTTCTTCTTGGGGCGGCCGCGGCGCTTGGTCTTGGCTTCAATGATCTGCTGGGACTGGCGCTTGAGCGCGGCCCGCGTCACCACGTCGCCCTCGTCCCCGCTGGCTTCCTCGTCTGGGGGCAGAGACGGGGGGGTgggctggtggggggcagagcaaCCGCtgcgccccccccacacccccccacgcctggcgctgccccccaccccatccccgcaCCCACACCCTGCCCTCAACCTTGACAGCTCCATTCACCCCCACAGtaccaccccacctcaccccccagccccactcccaacccccccattccacctcaccccccagcccaTCCCCGCACCCACACCCTGCCCTCAACCTTGACAGCTCCATTCACCCCACAGtaccaccccacctcaccccccagccccactcccaacccccccattccacctcaccccccagcccatccccgcacccacaccctgcccccaacctTGACAGCTCCATTCACCCCCACAGtaccaccccacctcaccccccagccccactcccaacccccccattccacctcaccccccagcccatccccgcacccacaccctgcccccaacctTGACAGCTCCATTCACCCCCACAGTACCCATTGTGCTAccctgcctttccctcagccctactcccagcctcccctctcctccttgccccccaaccccactcccagcccccccacctcgCCCCCCAGCCCACGCGCACCTTTGCCTCCTCCAACCTGGAgggacccgcccccccccactcaccataGTACATGTCCTGCTTCTGGGCGACGGGCAGCTTCACCCGGACGTTGGCACTGGGCAGACGCCCCTCCAGGTTAGCGTGGAACTGCAAGTGAGGGCAGCGTTAGtgtggccgggggggggaggctggacgGGCCAGCGAGCAGCTCCAGCGAGGTGGGGCTGTCGGGGAGGGGGTGAAAAGGGGAGCCCTGTCCCGAACCCACCTCCTCCTCGGTGATTttctgcagcagctgcctctggTCCTGGTCGCCCAGCTCGGCTAGCACCTTGAGCAGCTTCTCCTCCGTCTCCGCCAGCAGCTCCAGCATGTAGTCGCTGGCGGCCTTGTCCGGCGGGGCCCCAGCAAAGCGCCCGCTCTCCTGGAGGGACAACAAGGCCCActgcatgggggaaactgaggcacgagtgCGGGCAGGGACTAGCCCCAGGTCAGACgataggtcagtggcagagctggggataggacccaggagtcctgaccctcaATCCCAGCAGCGTTCATGCCGGCCTGCGACTCACCAACCCCCACCCCTGTGTTTAGCCCAGGGCGTGGTCAAGGGGCCCCCTGGTGGCGATACCAGGCAGTGCAGGGTTGGTCTGTGTCCGCCAGCCCCTTCCTACCcgcagcccggcctggccccggcggcctgcagggggcgctgcccTCTTGCTCGCTCACCAGCCGGATGTGCTGCACCTTGCTGGCCAGGTGCTCCACGCCTGCCTTGGCCACCAGCAGCACCCGCGTCACCTTGTCCAGCTGCCCCTTGACGGCGTCGCGCTGCGTCTCCTCCTGGCGCAGGTGAGCTcgcagctcctccagcaggcgctgggccctgggcagggggcagggtgggcatCAGGGCTGTGGGCACTGCCTACCCCAGGGCGGGGCAGGGACAAAGAGCTCCTGCCCTTAGCTCCGGCGAACACAGCGGGAGCtcttgctcccagcccccccgctctaaccactggcccccactcccctcccagagctggggacagaacccaggagtcctgccaccagcacccccacccccgctctaaccactagcccccactcccctctggcAGCTGAGAACTGACTCCCAaagagccctccccccccggactGAAGGGCTCTGGGGGGCCTCCTGCCTCTACACACCAGCCGGGTGGGGGCGGGTTGGCAGCTCACCCCGTCACCCGGGCCTCCCCGGAGTAGATGAGGCCCTGCAGTTCGGCCTgcagcgcctcctcctcctcccgcagCTGCACCAGGGCCTCCTCGTTCTGCGTTGTCAGCTGCTCCAGCTGTTGGTAGGTGTCTCCTTGGGCCAGGAAGCGTCTCACCACctcctgccgggggggggggatgttagAGCCCCCCAGGGCCACGGCCaaaacgcagccacctctggggagggtggaaggggcggggaggcaggactcctgggtgctatccccagctctgcaggctaGTGGTTACTGcagatgggggggctgggagccaggactcctgggttctctcctccaGCAGGGTGGAGCGGGGAGGGCTGCGCGGTCCCACCACCGTTCCAAACCACCGAAGAGAATCAGTGTGGGACGAGACAAGGGCACTTCGGTGCCCAGCTGGCAGGGACCGCCAGGGGCCTGGCACCCATGGCCACCCGACTGCTCGCTGTCCCCGGCAGGGGGCCAGGGCCCGCGGCTCTTCCCGCTCCAGCTCTGGCCGGGGAAGCCGATATCCAAGAGAGCTTGGCTGTCAGCCCGCCGTCGCCATGGCAGCGGCTCCGGGTGAGTGGCGTGAGGCGGGCGTGAAGGAGACCGGCCCGCTGGCACCGCCCGGCTTCCCAAGGACCTTGGGAGGAGgcactgcccctcctccctggagacaggtagctgggggctggggccccgCTGGCCACAGGCCCAAGGTCAAACCCTCCCGGGTTGGGGGGCGATTTCTGAGTGGGGGCGCCCCCGCCACCCGCTGCCAGGGGGAGCTGGCGTGTGACTGGCGGAGGTTGAATGATGGGCAGGTCGTTTGGCTGCCACGCGGTGGCAACAAGGGCCCGGGGCCACGAGCGACTCGTGGGGGCATGGGCTGGAGAGAGGTAATGGGACTGGCCAGAGGGCCCCCCCTCGCTACCCCAGCCTCGGGACCAAGGCCTATGCCATGGGGGGTTGGGGGTAGgttagagccaggactcctgggttctgttcatgGCTCAGGGAGGTAGTGgagtccaatggttagagcaaggagctgggagcttggactctgggaggggagcgtaCCCTAGTGGTTAGAGGCTGCGGTGGTTTCCCACTGGGCAGTGCCGGGGACCAGGGGGGCGCTGCCGGGGGCAGAGCCCTCCTCAGCCTCTCACCCTGGAGTTGGTGACCCCGGTGGCCACTTTGATCTTCTCGAAGGTCTCCTCCGTCGCCGTGCCCAGCAGCTGCTTGGCGCGGAGGCTGGTGCCCTTGCTGCGTTGGGCATCGCTCAGCAGCTCCTCCGTCTGCAGGGGCAGGCGCTCCCGCAGGGCCTGGGGAGAGACGCGGcgctcacagcccccccgcccagcgcGCTCGCCACCCGCAGGCAGGCCTGGGCCAGGTCACTTCCCTCACCAgggcctgggttcaaatcccaccaCGGGCTGCAGCGGCTGGGCCAGTCTGTGTGAAATAAgccggggtgcaggggggctgacACCCTGCCCTCCACCGGCTGTGTGTACGGGGATGCTGACCACCTCCCCATGCCCCCTGCCGGCcgtgtgggggtggggcatgctGGTCATGCAGGGAGGATGCTGACCACGCTCCCCATGCCCCCTGCCGGCcgtgtgggggtggggcatgccagccgtgggggcggggggatgctgACCACGCTCCCCATGCCCCCTGCCGgccctgtgggggtggggcacgccggccgtgggggcggggggatgctgACCACGCTCCCCATGCCCCCTGCCGgccctgtgggggtggggcacgccggccgtgggggcggggggatgctgACCACGCTCCCCATGCCCCCTGCCGGCcgtgtgggggtggggcatgccagccgtgggggcgggggggatgctGACCACGCTCCCCATGCCCCCTGCCGGCcgtgtgggggtggggcacgccggccgtgggggcggggggtgctgaCCACGCTCCCCATGCCCCCTGCCGGCcgtgtgggggtggggcatgccggccgtgggggcggggggatgctgACCACGCTCCCCATGCCCCCTGCCGgccctgtgggggtggggcatgccggccgtgggggcggggggatgctgACCGCAGGGAGTGGAAGCCCAGATTGCTGTCTGCGGTGCCATTAGTGGGACAGGCCTGGATGGGTCTCACGTGAACCCCTATGGGTGGCCCTGGATCCAAGGCAGAAGGcgtctccctccatcccccactaCCTGCAGCTGAGCAGacccacgggggggggagggggggcggagatATGCCCcaagggtggggggctggcataAGGCACCGCTTCAGCCCtatggtgggaggggagtgggggctagtggctagagcagggggccaggtctcctgggttctctcccagctctgggaggcgaGTGGGGCTAACAGTTATGAGCTGGGGTTGCCCggctggggagctgctgctgtccaGGGTGGGTGCCACGtacctccccccccagccttaCCCGTCTCTCCGCCCGCTCATTCTGTGCCCTCCTCTCCTCCGTCTGCTTCTTCAGCTCGGTCAGTTTCAGCTCCCGCATGTACCTGTCCCGGTAGACATTGTCTTCTTGGAGCTGGAGCTGTTCCTGCACGGGGGGCAGTTAACACTGGGTCAGCCCCCAGGGGAAAAGCTGGGGTGTGGGGCAAAGATCAGTCCCACAGACGCTGCTGGTCACAAGGCCCCGGGTCTGAGCTGGGACGGAGCAGGTGGGTGCCGGCCGGGACGGGCCCCCGGGTCTGAGCTGGGACGGAGCGGGTGGGTGGGTGCCGGCCGGGACGGGCCCCCGGGTCTGAGCTGGGACGGAGCGGGTGGGTGGGTGCCGGCCGGGACGGGCCCCCGGGTCTGAGCTGGGACGGAGCGGGTGGGTGCCAGCCGGGACGGGCCCCCGGGTCTGAGCTGGGACGGAGCGGGTGGGTGGGTGCCGGCCGGGACGGGCCCCCGGGTCTGAGCTGGGACGGAGCGGGTGGGTGGGTGCCGGCCGGGACGGGCCCCCGGGTCTGAGCTGGGACGGAGCGGGTGGGTGGGTGCCGGCCGGGACGGGCCCCCGGGTCTGAGCTGGGACGGAGCGGGTGGGTGGGTGCCGGCCGGGACGGGCCCCCGGGTCTGAGCTGGGACGGAGCGGGTGGGTGGGTGCCGGCCGGGACGGGCCCCCGGGTCTGAGCTGGGACGGAGCGGGTGGGTGGGTGCCGGCCGGGACGGGCCCCCGGGTCTGAGCTGGGTACTGGGCTAGAATGACCCACTGACCTGAACTGCAGGATGGAGGAATACCCACCTCGATGCCCTAGGGGTCTGATCTGCTCTGGTGGCCCCCGTCCCTGCCTTTCCCCcaacccctgacagccccccaatGCTCCATctcctggcagctccccacccgcaCCCTGGTGCCCCCCGTCCCCCGCCCACACCCTGGTGCCCCCTGCCCATACCTTGGCAGCATCCCGCGTGGCCTGTGCCTCTGTGTTCATCACTTGCAGGCCATGGAGCTCATGGTGCAGCCGCAGGATCTCAGCTTCCAGCCCGTCCAGCTGGGTCTGGGCCGTCAAGCTCTGCTCCTGGGGGGAGACAGTGTCAGCTCCGCCCCTGCGCGCTGTGCTCCCGAGGGCAGGGACGTGCCCGGATTGGAGCCGACCCCAGGGCACCCGGACCCAGCCCTGCGGGTCCCTGGGGGGACCTCGGCCGGGATCCCACCACTCCGGATCCACGAGCTGGaggtggcggggcgggggggaggggggggggaggccctGACCCCAGAAGctcagggggtgtgtgggatgaaggggggggggatttctctGTCCAGCCCACGCCCGGAAGCCCCCACCTGCATGTGAGCTTTCAGCTGGCGGTACAGGCTGGTGAcatgctctgcctcctccaccttCAGCCGGGCTTTCTCCAGCTGGTTCTCCAGCCGGCGCAGGGTCTGGGCGGGGAGACGAACGGCACTGAATGAGCCGCCCCCACACAGTGGGTCACCGATCCCCGCGGGAGCCAGGCCCGGGCTCCCCGGCTTCGGATCAGGCTGTGGGGAGCCCCCCCTTGCCCTCCCCAGGTGGCTGAGGGACCCCCCGTCCCCAGAGCGGACTGAACCGAACCCTCGGATCGGGGCAGGCCGGGAGCGGCGGTGCTGCAAACGACACCGTCTCTTACGGccccggcaggcagcagagccagggagccGGTGCCCATCCCGGAGCCCAGGGCACCCTCCTGTCACGCCctctgggcctgctgcagggCAACCCCGGGCACCAGGGCCGGTTTGATCCCCAAATACTCCCCCACACCCCGTGTTTTGGAAACGGCCGCATCTGCCGTTTATTTAGCAAACAGAGAAGCCGTGATCTTGCCAGACACCAGGGAAcctggggcggggcgggcggcTCTCAGCACTGCAGGAGGGGCAGGAACAGCGCCTTCTtacgccccctccctgctgcccggGTGcttgcatggggtgggggaggggcgcttAGCTTCCCTTGTCCCTCCCAGAGGCTCAtgggaaggaggctctggtctGGAATTCCGGAGAccagggttctagtcccagctcaaCCACgtcccctctccatgcctcagtttcctcacccaTGAAACAGGGCCAGAGATTCTGACCCTGAGAACTGGGGCGGGCCCATGACAGCAGCAAGGGGCGCTGTCTCCCTCCAGTGGCTGGTCTGTGTCACAGGTTTAGGAGTTTGCTGCGGCCGCCAGGCTCAGAGCTCAGACAGGAGAGCTGCCTACCcaactaggccatgctgcctccctggtATCACATGAGAGACATTGGGCGGGAAGGAGACAAGGGGAGCCCAAGGACACAGTGAGAGGT
The genomic region above belongs to Malaclemys terrapin pileata isolate rMalTer1 chromosome 23, rMalTer1.hap1, whole genome shotgun sequence and contains:
- the ODAD3 gene encoding outer dynein arm-docking complex subunit 3, with protein sequence MPATLDPAGVKPPVHEQISELQNKIQLLEGDRKAFYESSQWTIKKNRESIQWLRQENKTLHKKLAAILAGDAQIIKEVFRDRAAEKASLKNKSGEGAIEFINHRLCEKINRLNDLKHQVEVRKRRLEELQLQYDSKVQEARGCQEVEEGDVEAAKTLRRLENQLEKARLKVEEAEHVTSLYRQLKAHMQEQSLTAQTQLDGLEAEILRLHHELHGLQVMNTEAQATRDAAKEQLQLQEDNVYRDRYMRELKLTELKKQTEERRAQNERAERRALRERLPLQTEELLSDAQRSKGTSLRAKQLLGTATEETFEKIKVATGVTNSREVVRRFLAQGDTYQQLEQLTTQNEEALVQLREEEEALQAELQGLIYSGEARVTGAQRLLEELRAHLRQEETQRDAVKGQLDKVTRVLLVAKAGVEHLASKVQHIRLESGRFAGAPPDKAASDYMLELLAETEEKLLKVLAELGDQDQRQLLQKITEEEFHANLEGRLPSANVRVKLPVAQKQDMYYDEEASGDEGDVVTRAALKRQSQQIIEAKTKRRGRPKKKEGKL